One region of Paucibacter aquatile genomic DNA includes:
- a CDS encoding thymidylate synthase, producing MLATPQTLGRRDRKSCPCDQRKLDVFLGLPFKITSNALLTQMQAPQCDLDDFAWTGGDRPVYNSRIDQMRTQFGRESRAYPQTKIRRRPDSIFSDELEDFQLLGYAPHPATKAMEAV from the coding sequence TTGCTCGCGACACCTCAGACGCTGGGCCGGCGTGACCGCAAGTCCTGCCCGTGCGACCAGCGCAAGCTCGACGTTTTCCTGGGCCTGCCCTTCAAAATCACCAGCAACGCCTTGCTGACCCAGATGCAGGCGCCGCAGTGCGACCTCGACGATTTCGCCTGGACCGGCGGCGATCGCCCTGTCTACAACAGCCGTATTGACCAGATGCGTACCCAGTTTGGCCGCGAGTCGCGCGCCTACCCGCAGACGAAGATCCGCCGCCGGCCGGATTCCATCTTCAGCGATGAGTTGGAGGACTTTCAGCTGCTGGGCTACGCCCCTCACCCGGCCACCAAGGCCATGGAGGCCGTATGA
- a CDS encoding dihydrofolate reductase, which yields MSEQRTPAISTRPRVVLVAALGRGREIGRDNGLLWHLPEDMAHFKALTQGQPVLMGRKTWDSLPERFRPLPGRRNMVLSRQPGLMLAGAEVFADVPSALRACDGLPQVCVIGGAQIYAEALAHADVLELTEVAADFADADSWFPAWPAAEFAETGRQTLHSEKNGWRFDFVRYERRAQP from the coding sequence ATGAGCGAGCAGCGCACACCCGCCATTTCCACACGACCCCGGGTCGTGCTGGTCGCCGCCCTGGGCCGCGGTCGAGAGATCGGCCGCGACAACGGCTTGCTCTGGCACTTGCCTGAAGACATGGCTCATTTCAAGGCCTTGACTCAAGGACAGCCGGTGCTGATGGGTCGCAAGACCTGGGACTCCCTCCCTGAGCGTTTTCGGCCCCTGCCGGGTCGGCGCAACATGGTTCTGTCACGGCAGCCGGGTCTGATGTTGGCCGGGGCCGAGGTATTTGCTGATGTTCCGAGTGCCTTGCGGGCCTGTGACGGCCTGCCCCAGGTCTGCGTGATCGGCGGCGCGCAGATCTACGCAGAAGCATTGGCCCATGCCGATGTGCTGGAACTGACCGAGGTGGCCGCCGATTTTGCCGATGCCGACAGCTGGTTTCCGGCCTGGCCCGCGGCCGAGTTTGCGGAGACTGGGCGGCAGACGCTGCACAGCGAGAAAAATGGCTGGCGCTTCGACTTTGTGCGTTACGAGCGCCGCGCCCAGCCTTGA
- a CDS encoding DUF4337 domain-containing protein, translating to MSGHGFHVHGPHDHEIEHAAHADPKGLAGQLAVITAVLATVGAMFSYMGGATQANAGLYKNDAAIKKTEAANQWALYQSKSNKQNMAELALALVPEDKKAGYQKEVERYKEEKSGIREKAEALDKESQAFDEKSAEQMHLHHRWAQATTALQVSIALAAIALLTKKRWMEWATVGLGLLGFGLGGMAALHL from the coding sequence ATGTCTGGACACGGATTCCATGTGCACGGCCCGCACGACCACGAGATTGAACATGCTGCCCATGCCGACCCCAAGGGCCTGGCCGGTCAGTTGGCGGTGATCACGGCTGTCCTGGCCACTGTGGGCGCGATGTTCTCTTATATGGGCGGGGCCACACAGGCCAATGCCGGTCTGTACAAGAACGATGCCGCCATCAAGAAGACCGAAGCGGCCAACCAATGGGCGCTCTACCAATCCAAGAGCAACAAGCAAAACATGGCCGAACTGGCCTTGGCCCTGGTGCCCGAGGACAAGAAAGCCGGCTACCAAAAGGAAGTCGAACGCTACAAGGAAGAGAAAAGCGGCATCCGAGAAAAGGCCGAAGCGCTGGACAAGGAGTCTCAGGCTTTTGACGAAAAGAGCGCCGAGCAGATGCATTTGCACCACCGTTGGGCACAGGCCACCACCGCTTTGCAGGTTTCGATTGCCTTGGCCGCCATCGCCTTGCTGACGAAAAAGCGCTGGATGGAATGGGCCACGGTCGGCCTCGGCCTGCTGGGTTTTGGCCTGGGCGGCATGGCCGCGCTGCATCTGTAA
- a CDS encoding PstS family phosphate ABC transporter substrate-binding protein → MTPSRLAAALQIAGLMFVATSATAQAVKVDPALPAYQKASGVSGNFTSVGSDTLNNLMTLWAEEFKRLYPNVNIQIQGAGSSTAPPSLTEGAANFGPMSRLMTAREVEGFEKKHGYKPTAVGVAIDALAVYVNKDNPIKGLTITDLDAILSVSRKCGGASDFTKWGQVGLTGEWASRDIAMYGRNSVSGTYGFFKDVGLCKGDFKRNVAEQPGSASVVQSVSTQINALGYSGIGYKTSGVRALPLSKKAGEPFVEPDAKHAIDGTYPLARVLYVYVNKKPNQPLNPLEREFFKMVLSKQGQEVTIKDGFVPVPAAMATRFLAEISK, encoded by the coding sequence ATGACCCCTTCTCGCCTTGCCGCTGCCCTGCAAATCGCAGGCTTGATGTTTGTCGCAACCTCCGCCACAGCCCAGGCTGTCAAGGTGGATCCGGCACTGCCCGCATATCAAAAGGCATCCGGCGTCTCCGGCAACTTCACCAGCGTGGGCTCTGACACGCTGAACAATCTGATGACGCTGTGGGCCGAGGAGTTCAAGCGCCTCTACCCCAACGTCAACATCCAGATCCAGGGCGCGGGTTCGTCCACCGCGCCGCCGTCCCTGACCGAAGGCGCCGCCAACTTCGGCCCGATGAGCCGTCTGATGACTGCCCGTGAAGTCGAAGGCTTCGAAAAGAAGCACGGCTACAAGCCCACCGCCGTCGGCGTGGCCATTGATGCCCTGGCTGTGTACGTCAACAAGGACAACCCGATCAAGGGCCTGACCATCACCGACCTGGACGCCATCCTGTCGGTCAGCCGCAAGTGCGGCGGCGCGTCTGACTTCACCAAGTGGGGCCAAGTCGGCCTGACTGGCGAATGGGCCAGCCGCGACATCGCCATGTACGGCCGCAACTCGGTCTCGGGCACCTACGGTTTCTTCAAGGACGTGGGCCTGTGCAAGGGCGACTTCAAGCGCAATGTGGCCGAGCAGCCGGGTTCGGCTTCGGTGGTGCAGAGCGTGTCCACCCAGATCAATGCCCTGGGCTACTCGGGCATTGGCTACAAGACCTCGGGCGTGCGCGCCCTGCCGCTGTCGAAGAAGGCCGGTGAGCCCTTCGTCGAACCCGATGCCAAGCACGCCATCGACGGCACCTACCCGCTGGCCCGCGTGTTGTACGTCTACGTGAACAAGAAGCCCAACCAGCCGCTGAACCCGCTGGAGCGCGAGTTCTTCAAGATGGTGCTGTCCAAGCAAGGTCAGGAAGTGACCATCAAGGACGGCTTCGTGCCGGTGCCCGCCGCCATGGCCACCCGCTTCCTGGCTGAGATCAGCAAGTAA
- a CDS encoding ABC transporter permease subunit: protein MNTASPTQTAISVDRAMSRRLLTDKLFEKLMTVGGLSVIVAVSAIFVYLVSVVVPLFMPPGIDHRAQFATPGGNAQATLTLTGEEQREIGSRVGAGGAITFFKFASGETIGQVQVPVPEGVRITSAETGERRSFSQAFGLSDGRVLLVKQSFSVSFPNNKRVITPALAYPVGEAPLALDPQGRAIQLIGMQQSDDGSTIAAVTEDGRLLLSAVNISNNAMTGETKSEVQSSEIANPPAGIRQLVVEAKQRELYVLHGDAKLARYNISDKSNPKLLETVDLAKGQKVTALTMLSGGYSLIVGTDKGELSQWFLVRTEGANFSMTRIRDFKPMPAAVTALAPEFFRKGFIVGDAAGNLGSYFATSQRLLFVEKLSDKPLTVLGVPPRGNGYLAQDEAGRVYTAAVDNHYPEVSFSSLWSKVWYESYEEPDYVWQSSASNADFEPKFSLAPLTYGTIKAATYAMLVAMPLAILGAIFTAYFMTQRMREIVKPSIEVMAALPTVVLGFLAGLWLAPLVENNLAGVLMSLLLLPAAMVLASFVWHLMPRSLVERVGLGWEAALLMPIVALAIWGFFQLGHPIEAAFFGGDLPHWLSNTAGISFEQRNSLVVGIAMGFAVTPTIFSIAEDAIFSVPKSLTSGSLALGATPWQTMMGVVLLTASPGIFSAVMIGLGRAVGETMIVLMATGNTAVMDFSMFSGFRTLSANIGVEMPEAGVGETHYRLLFLSALVLFAFTFLVNTLAELIRQRLREKYSTI from the coding sequence ATGAATACTGCCAGTCCCACCCAAACGGCCATCAGCGTCGACCGAGCCATGAGCCGGCGCCTGCTGACCGACAAGCTGTTCGAGAAGTTGATGACCGTCGGCGGCCTCAGCGTCATCGTCGCCGTGTCGGCCATCTTCGTCTATCTGGTCAGCGTGGTGGTGCCGCTGTTCATGCCGCCTGGCATAGATCACCGCGCCCAGTTCGCCACCCCGGGCGGCAACGCTCAAGCCACCCTCACCCTGACGGGTGAGGAACAGCGCGAGATCGGCTCGCGCGTGGGCGCAGGTGGCGCCATCACCTTCTTCAAGTTCGCCTCGGGCGAGACCATCGGCCAGGTGCAAGTGCCCGTGCCGGAGGGTGTGCGCATCACCAGCGCCGAGACCGGCGAGCGCCGCAGCTTCTCACAGGCCTTCGGTCTGTCGGATGGCCGCGTGCTGCTGGTCAAGCAAAGTTTCTCGGTCAGCTTCCCCAACAACAAGCGCGTGATCACGCCCGCCCTGGCCTACCCGGTCGGCGAAGCACCGCTGGCCCTGGACCCGCAAGGCCGCGCCATCCAGCTGATCGGCATGCAGCAGTCGGACGATGGCTCGACCATCGCCGCCGTCACGGAAGACGGACGCCTGCTGCTCTCCGCCGTGAACATCAGCAACAATGCGATGACGGGCGAGACCAAGAGCGAGGTACAGAGCTCCGAAATCGCCAACCCGCCCGCCGGCATTCGCCAGTTGGTGGTGGAAGCCAAGCAACGCGAGCTCTATGTGTTGCACGGCGACGCCAAGCTGGCGCGCTACAACATCAGCGACAAGAGCAATCCCAAACTGCTGGAAACCGTGGACTTGGCCAAGGGCCAGAAGGTCACGGCCCTGACCATGCTCAGCGGTGGCTACTCGCTGATCGTCGGCACCGACAAGGGTGAGCTGAGCCAGTGGTTCCTGGTGCGCACCGAAGGCGCCAACTTCAGCATGACCCGAATCCGTGACTTCAAGCCCATGCCGGCTGCGGTCACGGCCCTGGCGCCGGAGTTCTTCCGCAAGGGCTTCATCGTCGGCGATGCCGCCGGCAATCTGGGCAGCTATTTCGCCACCTCGCAACGCCTGCTCTTCGTCGAGAAACTCAGCGACAAGCCGCTGACCGTGCTCGGCGTGCCGCCGCGCGGCAACGGCTATCTGGCGCAGGATGAGGCCGGCCGCGTCTACACCGCCGCCGTCGACAACCACTACCCGGAAGTCTCCTTCAGCAGCCTGTGGAGCAAGGTCTGGTACGAGAGCTATGAAGAGCCTGACTACGTCTGGCAAAGCTCGGCCTCGAACGCTGACTTCGAACCCAAGTTCAGCCTGGCCCCGCTGACCTACGGCACCATCAAGGCCGCCACCTACGCCATGCTGGTGGCGATGCCGCTGGCCATTCTGGGCGCCATCTTCACCGCCTATTTCATGACCCAGCGCATGCGCGAAATCGTCAAGCCCTCGATCGAGGTCATGGCCGCGCTGCCCACTGTGGTGCTGGGCTTCCTGGCCGGGCTGTGGCTGGCTCCGCTGGTGGAGAACAACCTCGCCGGCGTCTTGATGAGTTTGCTGCTGCTGCCGGCGGCCATGGTGCTTGCATCCTTTGTCTGGCACCTGATGCCCCGCAGCCTGGTCGAACGTGTCGGCCTGGGCTGGGAAGCCGCCCTGCTGATGCCCATTGTCGCCCTGGCCATTTGGGGTTTCTTCCAGCTGGGCCACCCGATCGAGGCCGCCTTCTTCGGTGGTGACCTGCCGCACTGGTTGTCCAACACGGCCGGCATCAGCTTCGAGCAGCGCAACTCGCTGGTGGTGGGCATTGCCATGGGCTTCGCCGTCACCCCGACCATCTTCTCGATCGCCGAAGACGCGATCTTCAGCGTGCCCAAGTCGCTGACCTCGGGTTCGCTGGCCCTGGGTGCCACGCCCTGGCAGACCATGATGGGCGTGGTGCTGCTGACCGCCAGCCCTGGCATCTTCTCGGCCGTGATGATCGGCCTGGGCCGTGCGGTCGGTGAAACCATGATCGTGCTGATGGCCACCGGCAACACCGCCGTGATGGACTTCAGCATGTTCTCGGGCTTCCGCACCCTGTCCGCCAATATCGGCGTCGAAATGCCCGAGGCCGGCGTTGGTGAAACCCATTACCGCCTGCTCTTCCTGTCCGCCCTGGTGTTGTTCGCCTTCACCTTCCTCGTCAACACCCTCGCCGAGCTGATTCGTCAGCGCCTGCGCGAGAAGTACAGCACCATCTGA
- the pstA gene encoding phosphate ABC transporter permease PstA yields the protein MKDWFKSGSPWIWLTAGAVAVSVLAVAGVMALTALRGLGHFWPKAVIETTYKERDGSTIGLIGEIREREEVSVRRLREAGFVIPGDDTFTDRVLIKMGNRDVSGVDFRWFPLPLLGEQTKPHDVITVERREWGNFYGHLVAVKQEGQLIASGEAAWAPLQERTARAQDLFKQIHKLEKQEIGKVNYELERLRLSERRLQLEDHLDDAAKASLAAKREALNKEFGALQEKTDALRKQLARDSFVARVADGREVEVPLAQVADVYRANTMGLFDKISHYAKKLGEFIWDDPREANTEGGIFPAIFGTVMMVLLMAVIVTPLGIMAGIYMREYAKQGTLIRIIRISVNNLAGVPSIVYGVFGLGFFVYFLGGNIDRLFFPEALPGPTFGSPGILWSALTLALLTLPVVIVATEEGLARVPRSVREGSLALGATKAETLWRTVLPIASPAMMTGLILAVARAAGEVAPLMLVGVVKLAPALPLDGFFPFLHLERKFMHLGFHIYDVGFQSPNVEAARPLVYATAMLLVVVIIGLNLTAIRMRNRLREKFKELDSV from the coding sequence ATGAAAGACTGGTTCAAAAGCGGCTCGCCCTGGATCTGGCTCACCGCCGGTGCCGTGGCAGTGTCCGTGCTGGCTGTGGCCGGCGTGATGGCCCTGACGGCCCTGCGTGGCCTCGGCCACTTCTGGCCCAAGGCGGTCATCGAGACCACCTACAAGGAACGTGACGGCTCCACCATCGGCCTGATCGGCGAAATCCGTGAACGCGAAGAGGTGTCTGTGCGCCGCCTGCGCGAAGCGGGCTTCGTGATCCCGGGTGATGACACCTTCACCGACCGCGTGCTCATCAAGATGGGCAACCGCGATGTGTCGGGTGTGGATTTCCGCTGGTTCCCTCTGCCCTTGCTGGGCGAACAGACCAAGCCGCACGACGTCATCACCGTCGAGCGTCGCGAGTGGGGCAATTTCTACGGTCATCTGGTGGCCGTCAAGCAAGAAGGTCAACTGATTGCCAGCGGCGAAGCCGCCTGGGCGCCGCTGCAAGAACGCACCGCCCGTGCCCAGGACCTGTTCAAGCAGATCCACAAGCTCGAGAAGCAAGAGATTGGCAAAGTCAACTACGAGCTCGAGCGCCTGCGCCTGAGCGAACGCCGCCTGCAACTGGAAGACCACCTGGACGATGCCGCCAAGGCCAGTCTGGCTGCCAAGCGCGAAGCCCTGAACAAGGAGTTCGGCGCCCTGCAGGAAAAGACCGACGCCTTGCGCAAGCAACTGGCCCGCGACAGTTTTGTCGCCCGCGTGGCCGACGGCCGCGAAGTGGAAGTGCCCCTGGCCCAGGTGGCCGATGTCTACCGCGCCAACACCATGGGCCTGTTCGACAAGATCAGCCACTACGCCAAGAAGCTGGGCGAGTTCATCTGGGACGACCCGCGTGAAGCCAACACCGAAGGCGGCATCTTCCCCGCCATTTTCGGCACGGTGATGATGGTGCTGCTGATGGCCGTGATCGTGACGCCGCTGGGCATCATGGCTGGCATCTATATGCGCGAGTACGCCAAGCAAGGCACCCTGATCCGCATCATCCGCATCTCGGTGAACAACCTGGCCGGCGTGCCCTCCATCGTCTACGGCGTGTTTGGCCTGGGCTTCTTCGTCTACTTCCTGGGCGGCAACATCGACCGCCTGTTCTTCCCCGAAGCCCTGCCCGGCCCGACTTTCGGCAGCCCCGGCATCCTGTGGTCGGCCCTGACCCTGGCCCTGCTGACCCTGCCGGTGGTGATCGTGGCCACCGAAGAAGGCCTGGCCCGCGTGCCCCGCTCGGTGCGCGAAGGCAGCCTGGCCCTGGGTGCAACCAAGGCCGAGACCCTGTGGCGCACCGTGCTGCCCATTGCCAGCCCGGCCATGATGACCGGCCTGATCCTGGCCGTGGCTCGCGCGGCTGGCGAAGTGGCGCCGCTGATGCTGGTGGGCGTGGTCAAGCTGGCGCCGGCACTGCCGCTCGATGGCTTCTTCCCCTTCCTGCACCTGGAGCGCAAGTTCATGCACCTGGGCTTCCACATCTATGACGTGGGATTCCAAAGCCCCAATGTCGAAGCTGCACGGCCCCTGGTCTACGCGACCGCCATGCTGCTGGTGGTGGTCATCATCGGCTTGAACCTGACCGCCATTCGCATGCGCAACCGTCTGCGCGAAAAATTCAAAGAGCTGGACTCGGTCTGA
- the pstB gene encoding phosphate ABC transporter ATP-binding protein PstB yields MSSLTQTAELPKLKIATAVPESAVPLKPLEELDVALAVKNLNLFYGAKQALHNVSLNIPRGHVVAFIGPSGCGKSTLLRCFNRMNDLVDGCRIEGEVQLDQKNIFDRSVNVAQLRRRVGMVFQKPNPFPKSIYENVAYGLRLLGVKDRAQLDETVERSLRQAALWNEVKDRLDSSGLSLSGGQQQRLVIARAIALEPEVLLLDEPCSALDPIATAKIEELLQELKTKYTIVIVTHSMQQAARVSDFVAYMYLGELVEYGATREVFMKPKRKETEDYITGRFG; encoded by the coding sequence ATGAGCTCCCTCACCCAAACCGCCGAACTGCCCAAGCTGAAGATCGCCACCGCCGTGCCTGAGTCGGCCGTGCCGCTCAAGCCGCTGGAAGAACTGGACGTGGCCCTGGCGGTCAAGAACCTGAACCTGTTCTACGGTGCCAAGCAGGCCTTGCACAACGTCTCGCTGAACATTCCGCGCGGCCATGTGGTTGCCTTCATTGGCCCCAGCGGCTGTGGCAAGTCCACCCTGCTGCGCTGCTTCAACCGCATGAACGATCTGGTGGATGGCTGCCGTATCGAAGGCGAGGTGCAGCTGGACCAGAAGAACATCTTCGACCGCAGCGTCAACGTGGCCCAGCTGCGTCGTCGGGTCGGCATGGTGTTCCAGAAGCCCAACCCCTTCCCCAAATCCATCTACGAAAACGTGGCCTACGGCCTGCGCCTGCTGGGTGTCAAGGACCGTGCCCAGCTGGATGAAACGGTGGAGCGCTCGCTGCGCCAGGCCGCGCTGTGGAATGAAGTCAAGGACCGCCTGGACAGCAGCGGCCTGAGCCTCTCCGGCGGTCAGCAACAACGTCTGGTGATTGCCCGCGCCATTGCCCTGGAGCCCGAAGTGCTGCTGCTGGACGAGCCCTGCTCGGCCCTGGACCCGATCGCCACCGCCAAGATCGAAGAGCTGCTGCAAGAGCTCAAGACCAAGTACACCATCGTCATCGTGACCCACAGCATGCAACAGGCCGCTCGTGTCTCCGACTTCGTGGCCTATATGTACCTGGGTGAGCTGGTCGAGTACGGTGCCACGCGCGAGGTTTTCATGAAGCCCAAGCGCAAGGAAACCGAAGACTACATCACCGGCCGCTTCGGTTGA
- the phoU gene encoding phosphate signaling complex protein PhoU, protein MGDKHLSSQFDLELSGISTRVLEMGGLVESQVELAVSALTSFDGDIASRVLVAEERVNQMEVEIDHDLSAIIALRQPTARDLRLLIAISKTIGNLERVGDEAARIARTVHRLINSGVFSRLRLPVSDISFEAELATASLRKALDAFARLDTVQALEVIKQDNQIDQEFDGLMRKLITYMMEDPRTISASIDLVFVAKAIERVGDHAKNLAEQIIYIVKGTDIRHNPMDTVESVALKD, encoded by the coding sequence ATGGGTGACAAACATCTGTCGAGCCAGTTCGATCTGGAATTGAGCGGTATCTCGACCCGCGTTCTGGAAATGGGCGGCCTGGTGGAATCGCAGGTGGAACTGGCTGTCTCGGCCCTGACCTCCTTCGACGGTGACATTGCCTCGCGCGTGCTGGTCGCTGAAGAGCGCGTCAACCAGATGGAGGTCGAGATCGACCACGACCTCTCCGCCATCATCGCCCTGCGCCAGCCCACCGCCCGCGATCTGCGACTCTTGATCGCCATCTCCAAGACCATCGGCAACCTCGAGCGCGTCGGCGATGAAGCCGCACGCATCGCCCGCACCGTGCACCGCCTGATCAACTCGGGCGTGTTCAGCCGCCTGCGACTGCCGGTCAGCGACATCTCCTTCGAGGCCGAGCTGGCCACGGCCTCGCTGCGCAAGGCGCTGGACGCCTTCGCCCGCCTGGACACCGTGCAAGCGCTGGAAGTGATCAAGCAGGACAACCAGATCGACCAGGAATTCGACGGCCTGATGCGCAAGCTCATCACCTACATGATGGAAGACCCGCGCACCATCTCGGCCTCCATCGATCTGGTGTTCGTGGCCAAGGCGATCGAGCGTGTGGGTGACCACGCCAAGAACCTGGCCGAACAGATCATCTACATCGTCAAGGGCACGGACATCCGCCACAACCCCATGGACACCGTGGAATCCGTGGCCCTCAAAGACTGA
- the phoB gene encoding phosphate regulon transcriptional regulator PhoB: protein MSRILVVEDESAIAELISINLRHSGFEVTLASSADQAQYEVDRVLPDLVVLDWMLPGQSGLALARQWRGQQRTKDLPIIMLTARAEETDKVSGLDAGADDYLTKPFSTNELLARIRAVLRRKAPEALDSVVTIGGLSLDPGTRRVSREGAEVKLGPTEFRLLHFFMSHPERVHSRSQLLDRVWGDHVFIEERTVDVHVKRLREALERVQCARMIETVRGAGYRLSQQAQPLSA from the coding sequence ATGTCGAGGATTCTTGTTGTCGAAGACGAGTCGGCGATTGCCGAACTTATCTCCATCAATCTGCGCCACTCCGGTTTCGAAGTGACCCTGGCCAGCAGCGCAGACCAAGCACAGTACGAGGTCGACCGGGTGCTGCCCGATCTGGTGGTGCTGGACTGGATGCTGCCCGGCCAGAGCGGTCTGGCCCTGGCCCGCCAATGGCGCGGCCAGCAACGCACCAAGGACCTGCCCATCATCATGCTGACGGCCCGTGCCGAAGAGACCGACAAGGTCTCGGGCCTGGACGCCGGGGCCGATGACTACCTGACCAAACCGTTTTCCACCAACGAGCTGCTGGCCCGCATCCGCGCGGTGCTGCGCCGCAAGGCGCCCGAGGCGCTGGATTCCGTGGTGACGATTGGCGGGCTGAGCCTGGACCCCGGCACCCGCCGGGTCAGCCGCGAAGGTGCCGAGGTCAAGCTGGGCCCTACCGAGTTCCGTCTGCTGCACTTCTTCATGAGCCACCCCGAGCGCGTGCACAGCCGCTCGCAGCTGCTGGACCGGGTCTGGGGCGACCATGTCTTCATCGAAGAGCGCACCGTGGACGTGCACGTCAAGCGCCTGCGCGAAGCGCTGGAGCGCGTGCAATGTGCGCGCATGATCGAGACCGTGCGCGGCGCCGGCTACCGCCTGTCGCAGCAAGCCCAGCCCCTGTCGGCCTGA
- the phoR gene encoding phosphate regulon sensor histidine kinase PhoR — protein MTVIGFLPRLALVGLIVFAGDLAGRGIGTLTGYPQLSEWLGVVSAIVALLLIDTLRIRRLMQWLREKQPGDAPRSSGYWGDLAYLIERALRKRDRAIAHERLQLQQFLSAIEASPNGVLMLDAHDHVTWCNRVAADHFALDPQRDLQQRITNLVRYPSFVSYLQAGRFNEPLLLTSSRGSGTLSVIVRPYGDGLRLVLSQDVTERERAEAMRRDFVANVSHEIRTPLTVLSGFIETMSSLPLSEPERRRVLTLMGQQTERMLSLVSDLLTLAQLEGSPRPGSDRWIGLGPLFLRLGTDAKALSNGRHQLKIGEVGALELAGVETELISAISNLLSNAVRYTPEGGEIELNWRLAADGHGEISVTDTGPGIAREHLPRLTERFYRVDGSRNRETGGTGLGLSIVKHVMQRHGGELQVQSEVGQGSRFTLLLPPTRVRQAAP, from the coding sequence ATGACGGTGATCGGTTTTCTCCCCCGCCTGGCTTTGGTGGGTTTGATCGTGTTTGCCGGTGATCTGGCCGGGCGCGGCATCGGCACGCTGACGGGCTACCCCCAGCTCAGCGAATGGCTGGGCGTGGTCAGCGCCATCGTCGCGCTGCTGCTGATCGACACCTTGCGCATCCGTCGCCTGATGCAGTGGCTGCGCGAAAAGCAGCCCGGCGATGCGCCGCGCAGCAGCGGCTACTGGGGCGACCTCGCCTATCTGATCGAGCGCGCCTTGCGCAAGCGCGACCGGGCCATCGCCCACGAACGCCTGCAGCTGCAGCAGTTCCTGTCGGCCATCGAGGCCTCGCCCAACGGCGTGCTGATGCTCGATGCCCACGACCATGTCACCTGGTGCAACCGTGTCGCGGCCGACCATTTCGCGCTCGATCCGCAGCGCGATCTGCAGCAGCGCATCACCAACCTGGTCCGCTATCCCAGCTTCGTCAGCTACTTGCAGGCCGGCCGGTTCAACGAGCCCCTGCTGCTGACCAGCTCGCGCGGTTCGGGCACGCTGTCGGTGATCGTGCGCCCCTACGGTGATGGCCTGCGCCTGGTGCTGAGCCAGGACGTGACCGAGCGTGAACGCGCCGAAGCCATGCGCCGTGATTTCGTGGCCAATGTCTCGCACGAGATTCGCACGCCCCTGACGGTGCTCAGCGGCTTCATCGAAACCATGAGCTCCCTGCCCCTGAGCGAGCCCGAACGCCGCCGGGTGCTGACCCTGATGGGCCAGCAGACCGAGCGCATGCTGAGCCTGGTCAGCGACCTGCTGACCCTGGCGCAGCTGGAAGGCAGCCCCCGCCCCGGCTCGGACCGCTGGATCGGCCTGGGTCCTCTGTTCCTGCGCCTGGGCACCGATGCCAAGGCCCTGTCCAACGGCCGCCATCAGCTCAAGATCGGCGAAGTCGGCGCGCTGGAGCTGGCGGGCGTCGAGACCGAGCTGATCAGCGCCATCAGCAATCTGCTCAGCAATGCCGTGCGCTACACCCCCGAAGGCGGCGAGATCGAATTGAACTGGCGCCTGGCCGCCGACGGCCACGGCGAAATCTCGGTCACCGACACCGGCCCCGGCATCGCACGTGAACACCTGCCGCGACTGACCGAGCGCTTCTACCGCGTCGACGGCAGCCGCAACCGCGAAACCGGCGGCACCGGCCTGGGCCTGTCCATCGTCAAACATGTGATGCAGCGCCACGGTGGCGAGTTGCAGGTGCAGAGCGAAGTGGGCCAGGGCAGCCGCTTCACCCTGTTGCTGCCTCCCACCCGCGTGCGCCAGGCGGCGCCCTGA